In one Betta splendens chromosome 14, fBetSpl5.4, whole genome shotgun sequence genomic region, the following are encoded:
- the LOC114869137 gene encoding dixin-like isoform X2, protein MIASLSRGSLLEEVLHGGFNEQQLAAYVSWVNSQLKKKPGLKPITDLRRDLQDGVVLTQLIEIVAGEVLEGAYAAPQNKEESRKNVEQVLQFISSRHIRMSHISARDIVDGNLKGVMRIILALAAHFKPSANHRNATGSARSSTKASSSYNPHSSVALAQGAAAALASARLDALQPSYVARIHSGWGLDVDKGVCVRALVKQYERGGSEEQDDFLPNSFSSVSSQPSPRTPPSCHYDKQQEDSKDSITIKESAAESSHITVESALEESLNEAIEKEVQETRKMVSALQALLLHGSMPEDEQDVALTLDQGSAEQQLVVVRSRLDQSMEESQALKRELLRCKQEIRNLQGVKDAQQQRLCTQEASVLQMKQELLRASMAKDDLNNQNADLQWKLEECNRLWGECKKEAGQKDRLLQQLKHKLEESQQQQGELQRELEHKSSQLQELMSRDLQQIPTAKENGYSYPGNPSPSVSSAEEVQLLRDALRSLRNNFRDHDPQHHTLDTLEQGIVSLIDRLRVLHTHRGRGKSPRRKGQHTDSDSLSCKKSDCQSHNGSSASTKILYFTGKSPTPSMINIQKRLGEVTLKDVKAAVDRGGNFRYHFKALDPEFGTVKEEVFLDGAIVPGWEGKIVAWVEEESGGERPM, encoded by the exons ATGATCGCCTCACTGTCTAGAGGAAGTTTACTGGAAGAGGTTCTTCATGGGGGCTTTAACGAG CAGCAGTTGGCAGCTTATGTTTCCTGGGTGAACTCTCAACTGAAGAAGAAGCCCGGTCTCAAGCCGATCACAGACCTCAGGAGGGACCTGCAGGATGGAGTGGTGCTCACACAACTAATAGAGATAGTTG CTGGAGAAGTGCTGGAAGGAGCGTATGCTGCTCCACAGAACAAAGAGGAAAGCAGGAAGAATGTGGAGCAAGTGTTGCAGTTCATTTCCTCCAGACACATACGGATGTCACACATATCCGCTAGAG ACATTGTGGATGGCAATCTGAAAGGTGTAATGAGGATAATTCTGGCATTGGCTGCCCACTTCAAACCCTCAGCCAATCATAGGAATGCTACTGGAAGTGCAAGGAGCTCAACGAAAGCAAGTTCCAGCTACAACCCTCATTCCAGTGTTGCACTAGCACAAGGTGCTGCAGCTGCCTTAGCATCAGCACGACTGGATGCATTGCAGCCTTCATATGTTGCACGGATCCACAG TGGCTGGGGCCTGGATGTGgataaaggtgtgtgtgttcgtgcacTGGTTAAGCAATATGAAAGAGGAGGTTCAGAAGAACAGGATGATTTTCTGCCTAACAG CTTCAGCTCTGTCAGTTCACAGCCATCTCCAAGAACACCACCCAGCTGCCACTATGACAAACAGCAGGAAGACAGCAAAGACAGCATCACCATCAAGGAAAGCGCTG CTGAATCCTCTCACATCACAGTGGAGTCTGCATTGGAGGAGTCTCTTAACGAAGCTATAGAAAAAGAAGTGCAGGAGACGCGTAAAATGGTGTCTGCGTTACAG GCCCTACTGCTGCACGGTTCGATGCCTGAGGATGAGCAGGATGTGGCGTTGACTTTGGACCAAGGCAGCGCTGAACAACAATTG GTAGTCGTTCGCAGTCGTTTGGATCAAAGCATGGAGGAGTCACAGGCACTGAAG AGGGAACTGTTGCGTTGCAAACAAGAGATAAGAAACCTTCAGGGAGTGAAG GATGCTCAGCAGCAGAGGCTTTGCACTCAGGAAGCATCAGTACTGCAGATGAAGCAGGAGCTTCTCAGAGCCAGCATGGCAAAAGATGACCTTAACAACCAGAAT GCAGATCTACAGTGGAAGTTGGAGGAATGTAACAGGCTGTGGGGCGAATGCAAG AAGGAGGCAGGACAAAAGGACAGACTGCTGCAGCAACTCAAACACAAGCTTGAAgaaagccagcagcagcag GGTGAATTACAAAGAGAGTTGGAGCATAAAAGCAGCCAACTACAGGAGTTAATGAGCAGAGATTTGCAGCAG ATTCCCACTGCCAAAGAAAATGGATATTCTTACCCTGGAAATCCGTCTCCATCTGTGTCCAGT GCGGAGGAGGTTCAGCTGCTCAGAGATGCACTTAGGAGTTTGAGGAACAACTTTAGAGACCATGACCCGCAGCACCACACGTTGGACACGCTGGAGCAGGGCATAGTGTCGCTCATTGACAGACTGCGTGTTCTGCATACTCACAGG GGAAGAGGAAAATCACCAAGACGCAAAGGTCAAcacactgactctgactccCTGTCTTGCAAAA aatctGATTGCCAGTCCCACAATGGCTCTTCTGCATCTACCAAAATTCTTTATTTTACTGGAAAGTCTCCAACACCTTCCATGATTAATATACAAAAGAG GCTAGGTGAGGTGACTCTCAAGGACGTTAAAGCAGCTGTGGATCGAGGGGGGAACTTTAGGTACCACTTCAAGGCCCTGGACCCTGAGTTTGGCACTGTGAAGGAAGAG GTATTCCTGGATGGAGCAATTGTTCCAGGTTGGGAAGGGAAAATAGTGGCCTGGGTAGAAGAGGAGAGTGGAGGGGAAAG GCCGATGTAG
- the LOC114869137 gene encoding dixin-like isoform X3, which yields MIASLSRGSLLEEVLHGGFNEQLAAYVSWVNSQLKKKPGLKPITDLRRDLQDGVVLTQLIEIVAGEVLEGAYAAPQNKEESRKNVEQVLQFISSRHIRMSHISARDIVDGNLKGVMRIILALAAHFKPSANHRNATGSARSSTKASSSYNPHSSVALAQGAAAALASARLDALQPSYVARIHSGWGLDVDKGVCVRALVKQYERGGSEEQDDFLPNSFSSVSSQPSPRTPPSCHYDKQQEDSKDSITIKESAAESSHITVESALEESLNEAIEKEVQETRKMVSALQALLLHGSMPEDEQDVALTLDQGSAEQQLVVVRSRLDQSMEESQALKRELLRCKQEIRNLQGVKDAQQQRLCTQEASVLQMKQELLRASMAKDDLNNQNADLQWKLEECNRLWGECKKEAGQKDRLLQQLKHKLEESQQQQGELQRELEHKSSQLQELMSRDLQQIPTAKENGYSYPGNPSPSVSSQAEEVQLLRDALRSLRNNFRDHDPQHHTLDTLEQGIVSLIDRLRVLHTHRGRGKSPRRKGQHTDSDSLSCKKSDCQSHNGSSASTKILYFTGKSPTPSMINIQKRLGEVTLKDVKAAVDRGGNFRYHFKALDPEFGTVKEEVFLDGAIVPGWEGKIVAWVEEESGGERPM from the exons ATGATCGCCTCACTGTCTAGAGGAAGTTTACTGGAAGAGGTTCTTCATGGGGGCTTTAACGAG CAGTTGGCAGCTTATGTTTCCTGGGTGAACTCTCAACTGAAGAAGAAGCCCGGTCTCAAGCCGATCACAGACCTCAGGAGGGACCTGCAGGATGGAGTGGTGCTCACACAACTAATAGAGATAGTTG CTGGAGAAGTGCTGGAAGGAGCGTATGCTGCTCCACAGAACAAAGAGGAAAGCAGGAAGAATGTGGAGCAAGTGTTGCAGTTCATTTCCTCCAGACACATACGGATGTCACACATATCCGCTAGAG ACATTGTGGATGGCAATCTGAAAGGTGTAATGAGGATAATTCTGGCATTGGCTGCCCACTTCAAACCCTCAGCCAATCATAGGAATGCTACTGGAAGTGCAAGGAGCTCAACGAAAGCAAGTTCCAGCTACAACCCTCATTCCAGTGTTGCACTAGCACAAGGTGCTGCAGCTGCCTTAGCATCAGCACGACTGGATGCATTGCAGCCTTCATATGTTGCACGGATCCACAG TGGCTGGGGCCTGGATGTGgataaaggtgtgtgtgttcgtgcacTGGTTAAGCAATATGAAAGAGGAGGTTCAGAAGAACAGGATGATTTTCTGCCTAACAG CTTCAGCTCTGTCAGTTCACAGCCATCTCCAAGAACACCACCCAGCTGCCACTATGACAAACAGCAGGAAGACAGCAAAGACAGCATCACCATCAAGGAAAGCGCTG CTGAATCCTCTCACATCACAGTGGAGTCTGCATTGGAGGAGTCTCTTAACGAAGCTATAGAAAAAGAAGTGCAGGAGACGCGTAAAATGGTGTCTGCGTTACAG GCCCTACTGCTGCACGGTTCGATGCCTGAGGATGAGCAGGATGTGGCGTTGACTTTGGACCAAGGCAGCGCTGAACAACAATTG GTAGTCGTTCGCAGTCGTTTGGATCAAAGCATGGAGGAGTCACAGGCACTGAAG AGGGAACTGTTGCGTTGCAAACAAGAGATAAGAAACCTTCAGGGAGTGAAG GATGCTCAGCAGCAGAGGCTTTGCACTCAGGAAGCATCAGTACTGCAGATGAAGCAGGAGCTTCTCAGAGCCAGCATGGCAAAAGATGACCTTAACAACCAGAAT GCAGATCTACAGTGGAAGTTGGAGGAATGTAACAGGCTGTGGGGCGAATGCAAG AAGGAGGCAGGACAAAAGGACAGACTGCTGCAGCAACTCAAACACAAGCTTGAAgaaagccagcagcagcag GGTGAATTACAAAGAGAGTTGGAGCATAAAAGCAGCCAACTACAGGAGTTAATGAGCAGAGATTTGCAGCAG ATTCCCACTGCCAAAGAAAATGGATATTCTTACCCTGGAAATCCGTCTCCATCTGTGTCCAGT CAGGCGGAGGAGGTTCAGCTGCTCAGAGATGCACTTAGGAGTTTGAGGAACAACTTTAGAGACCATGACCCGCAGCACCACACGTTGGACACGCTGGAGCAGGGCATAGTGTCGCTCATTGACAGACTGCGTGTTCTGCATACTCACAGG GGAAGAGGAAAATCACCAAGACGCAAAGGTCAAcacactgactctgactccCTGTCTTGCAAAA aatctGATTGCCAGTCCCACAATGGCTCTTCTGCATCTACCAAAATTCTTTATTTTACTGGAAAGTCTCCAACACCTTCCATGATTAATATACAAAAGAG GCTAGGTGAGGTGACTCTCAAGGACGTTAAAGCAGCTGTGGATCGAGGGGGGAACTTTAGGTACCACTTCAAGGCCCTGGACCCTGAGTTTGGCACTGTGAAGGAAGAG GTATTCCTGGATGGAGCAATTGTTCCAGGTTGGGAAGGGAAAATAGTGGCCTGGGTAGAAGAGGAGAGTGGAGGGGAAAG GCCGATGTAG
- the LOC114869137 gene encoding dixin-like isoform X4 — MIASLSRGSLLEEVLHGGFNEQQLAAYVSWVNSQLKKKPGLKPITDLRRDLQDGVVLTQLIEIVAGEVLEGAYAAPQNKEESRKNVEQVLQFISSRHIRMSHISARDIVDGNLKGVMRIILALAAHFKPSANHRNATGSARSSTKASSSYNPHSSVALAQGAAAALASARLDALQPSYVARIHSGWGLDVDKGVCVRALVKQYERGGSEEQDDFLPNSSVSSQPSPRTPPSCHYDKQQEDSKDSITIKESAAESSHITVESALEESLNEAIEKEVQETRKMVSALQALLLHGSMPEDEQDVALTLDQGSAEQQLVVVRSRLDQSMEESQALKRELLRCKQEIRNLQGVKDAQQQRLCTQEASVLQMKQELLRASMAKDDLNNQNADLQWKLEECNRLWGECKKEAGQKDRLLQQLKHKLEESQQQQGELQRELEHKSSQLQELMSRDLQQIPTAKENGYSYPGNPSPSVSSQAEEVQLLRDALRSLRNNFRDHDPQHHTLDTLEQGIVSLIDRLRVLHTHRGRGKSPRRKGQHTDSDSLSCKKSDCQSHNGSSASTKILYFTGKSPTPSMINIQKRLGEVTLKDVKAAVDRGGNFRYHFKALDPEFGTVKEEVFLDGAIVPGWEGKIVAWVEEESGGERPM; from the exons ATGATCGCCTCACTGTCTAGAGGAAGTTTACTGGAAGAGGTTCTTCATGGGGGCTTTAACGAG CAGCAGTTGGCAGCTTATGTTTCCTGGGTGAACTCTCAACTGAAGAAGAAGCCCGGTCTCAAGCCGATCACAGACCTCAGGAGGGACCTGCAGGATGGAGTGGTGCTCACACAACTAATAGAGATAGTTG CTGGAGAAGTGCTGGAAGGAGCGTATGCTGCTCCACAGAACAAAGAGGAAAGCAGGAAGAATGTGGAGCAAGTGTTGCAGTTCATTTCCTCCAGACACATACGGATGTCACACATATCCGCTAGAG ACATTGTGGATGGCAATCTGAAAGGTGTAATGAGGATAATTCTGGCATTGGCTGCCCACTTCAAACCCTCAGCCAATCATAGGAATGCTACTGGAAGTGCAAGGAGCTCAACGAAAGCAAGTTCCAGCTACAACCCTCATTCCAGTGTTGCACTAGCACAAGGTGCTGCAGCTGCCTTAGCATCAGCACGACTGGATGCATTGCAGCCTTCATATGTTGCACGGATCCACAG TGGCTGGGGCCTGGATGTGgataaaggtgtgtgtgttcgtgcacTGGTTAAGCAATATGAAAGAGGAGGTTCAGAAGAACAGGATGATTTTCTGCCTAACAG CTCTGTCAGTTCACAGCCATCTCCAAGAACACCACCCAGCTGCCACTATGACAAACAGCAGGAAGACAGCAAAGACAGCATCACCATCAAGGAAAGCGCTG CTGAATCCTCTCACATCACAGTGGAGTCTGCATTGGAGGAGTCTCTTAACGAAGCTATAGAAAAAGAAGTGCAGGAGACGCGTAAAATGGTGTCTGCGTTACAG GCCCTACTGCTGCACGGTTCGATGCCTGAGGATGAGCAGGATGTGGCGTTGACTTTGGACCAAGGCAGCGCTGAACAACAATTG GTAGTCGTTCGCAGTCGTTTGGATCAAAGCATGGAGGAGTCACAGGCACTGAAG AGGGAACTGTTGCGTTGCAAACAAGAGATAAGAAACCTTCAGGGAGTGAAG GATGCTCAGCAGCAGAGGCTTTGCACTCAGGAAGCATCAGTACTGCAGATGAAGCAGGAGCTTCTCAGAGCCAGCATGGCAAAAGATGACCTTAACAACCAGAAT GCAGATCTACAGTGGAAGTTGGAGGAATGTAACAGGCTGTGGGGCGAATGCAAG AAGGAGGCAGGACAAAAGGACAGACTGCTGCAGCAACTCAAACACAAGCTTGAAgaaagccagcagcagcag GGTGAATTACAAAGAGAGTTGGAGCATAAAAGCAGCCAACTACAGGAGTTAATGAGCAGAGATTTGCAGCAG ATTCCCACTGCCAAAGAAAATGGATATTCTTACCCTGGAAATCCGTCTCCATCTGTGTCCAGT CAGGCGGAGGAGGTTCAGCTGCTCAGAGATGCACTTAGGAGTTTGAGGAACAACTTTAGAGACCATGACCCGCAGCACCACACGTTGGACACGCTGGAGCAGGGCATAGTGTCGCTCATTGACAGACTGCGTGTTCTGCATACTCACAGG GGAAGAGGAAAATCACCAAGACGCAAAGGTCAAcacactgactctgactccCTGTCTTGCAAAA aatctGATTGCCAGTCCCACAATGGCTCTTCTGCATCTACCAAAATTCTTTATTTTACTGGAAAGTCTCCAACACCTTCCATGATTAATATACAAAAGAG GCTAGGTGAGGTGACTCTCAAGGACGTTAAAGCAGCTGTGGATCGAGGGGGGAACTTTAGGTACCACTTCAAGGCCCTGGACCCTGAGTTTGGCACTGTGAAGGAAGAG GTATTCCTGGATGGAGCAATTGTTCCAGGTTGGGAAGGGAAAATAGTGGCCTGGGTAGAAGAGGAGAGTGGAGGGGAAAG GCCGATGTAG
- the LOC114869137 gene encoding dixin-like isoform X1 — MIASLSRGSLLEEVLHGGFNEQQLAAYVSWVNSQLKKKPGLKPITDLRRDLQDGVVLTQLIEIVAGEVLEGAYAAPQNKEESRKNVEQVLQFISSRHIRMSHISARDIVDGNLKGVMRIILALAAHFKPSANHRNATGSARSSTKASSSYNPHSSVALAQGAAAALASARLDALQPSYVARIHSGWGLDVDKGVCVRALVKQYERGGSEEQDDFLPNSFSSVSSQPSPRTPPSCHYDKQQEDSKDSITIKESAAESSHITVESALEESLNEAIEKEVQETRKMVSALQALLLHGSMPEDEQDVALTLDQGSAEQQLVVVRSRLDQSMEESQALKRELLRCKQEIRNLQGVKDAQQQRLCTQEASVLQMKQELLRASMAKDDLNNQNADLQWKLEECNRLWGECKKEAGQKDRLLQQLKHKLEESQQQQGELQRELEHKSSQLQELMSRDLQQIPTAKENGYSYPGNPSPSVSSQAEEVQLLRDALRSLRNNFRDHDPQHHTLDTLEQGIVSLIDRLRVLHTHRGRGKSPRRKGQHTDSDSLSCKKSDCQSHNGSSASTKILYFTGKSPTPSMINIQKRLGEVTLKDVKAAVDRGGNFRYHFKALDPEFGTVKEEVFLDGAIVPGWEGKIVAWVEEESGGERPM, encoded by the exons ATGATCGCCTCACTGTCTAGAGGAAGTTTACTGGAAGAGGTTCTTCATGGGGGCTTTAACGAG CAGCAGTTGGCAGCTTATGTTTCCTGGGTGAACTCTCAACTGAAGAAGAAGCCCGGTCTCAAGCCGATCACAGACCTCAGGAGGGACCTGCAGGATGGAGTGGTGCTCACACAACTAATAGAGATAGTTG CTGGAGAAGTGCTGGAAGGAGCGTATGCTGCTCCACAGAACAAAGAGGAAAGCAGGAAGAATGTGGAGCAAGTGTTGCAGTTCATTTCCTCCAGACACATACGGATGTCACACATATCCGCTAGAG ACATTGTGGATGGCAATCTGAAAGGTGTAATGAGGATAATTCTGGCATTGGCTGCCCACTTCAAACCCTCAGCCAATCATAGGAATGCTACTGGAAGTGCAAGGAGCTCAACGAAAGCAAGTTCCAGCTACAACCCTCATTCCAGTGTTGCACTAGCACAAGGTGCTGCAGCTGCCTTAGCATCAGCACGACTGGATGCATTGCAGCCTTCATATGTTGCACGGATCCACAG TGGCTGGGGCCTGGATGTGgataaaggtgtgtgtgttcgtgcacTGGTTAAGCAATATGAAAGAGGAGGTTCAGAAGAACAGGATGATTTTCTGCCTAACAG CTTCAGCTCTGTCAGTTCACAGCCATCTCCAAGAACACCACCCAGCTGCCACTATGACAAACAGCAGGAAGACAGCAAAGACAGCATCACCATCAAGGAAAGCGCTG CTGAATCCTCTCACATCACAGTGGAGTCTGCATTGGAGGAGTCTCTTAACGAAGCTATAGAAAAAGAAGTGCAGGAGACGCGTAAAATGGTGTCTGCGTTACAG GCCCTACTGCTGCACGGTTCGATGCCTGAGGATGAGCAGGATGTGGCGTTGACTTTGGACCAAGGCAGCGCTGAACAACAATTG GTAGTCGTTCGCAGTCGTTTGGATCAAAGCATGGAGGAGTCACAGGCACTGAAG AGGGAACTGTTGCGTTGCAAACAAGAGATAAGAAACCTTCAGGGAGTGAAG GATGCTCAGCAGCAGAGGCTTTGCACTCAGGAAGCATCAGTACTGCAGATGAAGCAGGAGCTTCTCAGAGCCAGCATGGCAAAAGATGACCTTAACAACCAGAAT GCAGATCTACAGTGGAAGTTGGAGGAATGTAACAGGCTGTGGGGCGAATGCAAG AAGGAGGCAGGACAAAAGGACAGACTGCTGCAGCAACTCAAACACAAGCTTGAAgaaagccagcagcagcag GGTGAATTACAAAGAGAGTTGGAGCATAAAAGCAGCCAACTACAGGAGTTAATGAGCAGAGATTTGCAGCAG ATTCCCACTGCCAAAGAAAATGGATATTCTTACCCTGGAAATCCGTCTCCATCTGTGTCCAGT CAGGCGGAGGAGGTTCAGCTGCTCAGAGATGCACTTAGGAGTTTGAGGAACAACTTTAGAGACCATGACCCGCAGCACCACACGTTGGACACGCTGGAGCAGGGCATAGTGTCGCTCATTGACAGACTGCGTGTTCTGCATACTCACAGG GGAAGAGGAAAATCACCAAGACGCAAAGGTCAAcacactgactctgactccCTGTCTTGCAAAA aatctGATTGCCAGTCCCACAATGGCTCTTCTGCATCTACCAAAATTCTTTATTTTACTGGAAAGTCTCCAACACCTTCCATGATTAATATACAAAAGAG GCTAGGTGAGGTGACTCTCAAGGACGTTAAAGCAGCTGTGGATCGAGGGGGGAACTTTAGGTACCACTTCAAGGCCCTGGACCCTGAGTTTGGCACTGTGAAGGAAGAG GTATTCCTGGATGGAGCAATTGTTCCAGGTTGGGAAGGGAAAATAGTGGCCTGGGTAGAAGAGGAGAGTGGAGGGGAAAG GCCGATGTAG